In one window of Sinorhizobium chiapasense DNA:
- a CDS encoding GYD domain-containing protein: protein MPLFITTGCYSATSAKGMIDNPTNREKAARAIMEAAGGKLHSFYLTTGETDWMAITEFDDGADLIPPLLVVAASGAASNIKTVRAYTGAEFKAAQEKAGKIASSYKPPAK, encoded by the coding sequence ATGCCACTGTTCATAACCACAGGGTGCTATTCAGCCACATCTGCGAAGGGAATGATTGACAATCCAACGAACCGAGAAAAGGCGGCCCGTGCCATCATGGAAGCGGCAGGCGGGAAACTGCATTCTTTCTATCTCACGACCGGCGAAACCGACTGGATGGCAATCACGGAATTCGACGACGGTGCTGACCTGATCCCGCCGCTTCTCGTCGTCGCCGCATCGGGGGCAGCATCGAATATCAAAACCGTACGAGCATATACGGGCGCGGAATTCAAGGCGGCCCAAGAAAAGGCGGGCAAAATCGCATCTTCCTACAAGCCCCCGGCAAAATAA